From the genome of Bos indicus x Bos taurus breed Angus x Brahman F1 hybrid chromosome 14, Bos_hybrid_MaternalHap_v2.0, whole genome shotgun sequence, one region includes:
- the RAD21 gene encoding double-strand-break repair protein rad21 homolog: MFYAHFVLSKRGPLAKIWLAAHWDKKLTKAHVFECNLESSVESIISPKVKMALRTSGHLLLGVVRIYHRKAKYLLADCNEAFIKIKMAFRPGVVDLPEENREAAYNAITLPEEFHDFDQPLPDLDDIDVAQQFSLNQSRVEEITMREEVGNISILQENDFGDFGMDDREIMREGSAFEDDDMLASTGASNLLLEPEQSTSNLNEKINHLEYEDQYKDDNFGEGNDGGILDDKLISNNDGGIFDDPPALSEAGVMLPEQPAHDDMDEDDNVSMGGPDSPDSVDPVEPMPTMTDQTTLVPNEEEAFALEPIDITVKETKAKRKRKLIVDSVKELDSKTIRAQLSDYSDIVTTLDLAPPTKKLMMWKETGGVEKLFSLPAQPLWNNRLLKLFTRCLTPLVPEDLRKRRKGGEADNLDEFLKEFENPEVPREDQQQQHQQRDVIDEPILEEPSRLQESMETSRTNLDESAMPPPPPQGVKRKAGQIDPEPMIPPQQAEQMEIPPVELPPEEPPNICQLIPELELLPEKEKEKEKEKEDDEEEEDEDASGGDQDQEERRWNKRTQQMLHGLQRALAKTGAESISLLELCRNTNRKQAAAKFYSFLVLKKQQAIELTQEEPYSDIIATPGPRFHII, from the exons ATGTTCTACGCACATTTTGTCCTCAGTAAAAGAGGGCCGCTGGCCAAAATTTGGCTTGCGGCCCACTGGGATAAGAAGCTAACCAAAGCCCATGTGTTTGAGTGTAATTTAGAGAGCAGTGTGGAGAGTATCATCTCACCAAAG GTGAAGATGGCACTCCGAACGTCAGGACATCTCTTACTGGGAGTAGTTCGAATCTATCACAGAAAAGCCAAATACCTCCTGGCAGATTGTAATGAGGCATTCATTAAGATAAAGATGGCTTTTCGGCCAG GTGTTGTTGACCTGCCTGAGGAAAATCGAGAAGCTGCGTACAATGCCATTACTTTACCTGAAGAATTTCATGATTTTGATCAGCCACTGCCTGACTTAga TGACATCGATGTGGCCCAGCAGTTCAGCCTGAACCAGAGTAGAGTGGAAGAGATAACCATGAGAGAAGAAGTTGGAAACATCAGTATTCTACAAGAAAATGATTTTG GTGACTTTGGAATGGATGATCGTGAGATAATGAGAGAAGGCAGCGCTTTCGAGGACGATGACATGTTAGCAAGCACTGGTGCTTCTAATCTCCTATTAGAGCCTGAGCAGAGCACCAGCAATCTTAATGAGAAAATTAACCATTTAGAGTATGAAGACCAGTATAAGGATgacaattttggagaaggaaatgatggtGGTATATTAG ATGACAAGCTGATTAGTAATAATGATGGCGGTATCTTTGACGACCCCCCTGCCCTGTCTGAGGCGGGGGTGATGTTGCCAGAGCAGCCTGCACATGATGATATGGACGAGGATGATAACGTGTCAA TGGGTGGGCCTGATAGTCCTGATTCAGTGGATCCTGTCGAACCAATGCCAACTATGACTGATCAGACAACGCTTGTTCCAAATGAGGAAGAAGCCTTTGCTTTGGAACCTATTGATATCACTG TCAAAGAAACAAAAGCCAAGAGGAAGAGGAAGCTCATTGTTGACAgtgtcaaagagttggatagcAAGACAATTAGAGCCCAGCTTAGTGATTATTCTGATATTGTTACTACTTTGGATCTGGCACCACCCACCAAGAAATTGATGATGTGGAAAGAGACAGGAGGAGTGGAAAAACTCTTCTCTTTACCTGCTCAGCCTTTATGGAATAACAGACTACTGAAG ctCTTTACACGCTGTCTTACACCACTAGTACCAGAAGATCTTcgaaaaaggaggaaaggaggagaggcTGATAATTTGGATGAATTCctcaaagaatttgaaaatccAGAGGTTCCTAGAGAggaccagcagcagcaacatcagcaGCGTGATGTTATCG ATGAGCCCATTTTGGAAGAGCCCAGCCGCCTCCAGGAGTCGATGGAGACCAGCAGAACAAACTTGGATGAATCCGCCatgcccccaccaccacctcaggGAGTTAAACGAAAAGCGGGACAGATTGACCCAGAACCCATGATCCCT CCTCAGCAGGCAGAGCAGATGGAAATACCTCCTGTAGAGCTGCCCCCAGAAGAACCTCCAAATATCTGTCAGTTAATTCCGGAGTTAGAACTTTTaccagaaaaagagaaggagaaggagaaggagaaagaagatgatgaggaggaggag GATGAAGATGCTTCAGGGGGCGATCAGGATCAAGAGGAGAGAAGGTGGAACAAAAGGACCCAGCAGATGCTTCATGGTCTTCAG CGAGCTCTCGCTAAAACTGGAGCTGAATCTATCAGTTTGCTTGAGTTGTGCCGAAACACGAACAGAAAGCAAGCTGCAGCAAAGTTCTACAGCTTCTTGGTTCTTAAAAAGCAACAAGCTATTGAGCTGACACAGGAAGAACCATACAGTGATATCATTGCAACACCGGGACCAAGGTTCCACATTATTTGA